In Humulus lupulus chromosome 6, drHumLupu1.1, whole genome shotgun sequence, a single genomic region encodes these proteins:
- the LOC133786261 gene encoding subtilisin-like protease SBT5.3, producing the protein MAPHCSSAVSSSLLSIFFIFILLQSPDVEAIKKPYIVYMGTHSHGLNPSSDDLERATNSHYNLLGSYLGSEEKAKDAIFYSYNKYINGFAAILDEAEAAEIQKHPDVVSIFLSKGVKLHTTRSWEFLRLEGNDEVVASQSIWTKARFGEDVIIGNLDGGVWPESKSFSEYEGIGPIPSKWRGSCQPVIDDKIHCNRKLIGAKYFNKGYLAYLKTVNASTLNKNFFTSRDDYNGHGTHTLSTAGGSFVPGANIFGNANGTAKGGSPKARVAAYKVCWTPINDIPCVDADIMAGFDEAISDGVDVLSISLGGHPQEFFEDAISIGGFHAIMNNIVVVVSAGNNGPDPETVSKVSPWLLTVAASTIDRDFNSYVTLGNKKQLKGSSLSSSSLPSKKFYPLISGSKAAKVDPLSAQKCLPKSLDPKKVKGKILICYVGDGISPLEKGHQALIAGAVGVVLINDILLNDNDPDPHLLPSSHLNGTQGKFVYEYLNSTRNPKAYITRAKTEVEVKPSPIMASFSSRGPNVIEPALLKPDVTAPGVNILAAFPEAFGPSDQLPFDKRRVPFNIMSGTSMSCPHVSGIVGLLKTLHPNWSPAIIHSAIMTTARIQDSNKGPLLDWNRKKATPFQYGSGHIQPNRAMDPGLVYDTTIDDYLNFLCAHGYDETMLKTFTKKPYKCPTSFNIANFNYPSIVNTNLSSPSVIVTRIIKNVGAPGTYKAYVRAPIGVSIYVKPTSLTFGKIGEEKKFEIILKPKVAKKTEDYVFGQLKWSDGKHYVRSPIVVKY; encoded by the exons ATGGCACCACATTGTAGTAGTGctgtttcttcttctcttctttcaatattttttattttcattttgctTCAATCACCGGACGTGGAAGCCATTAAAAAG CCATATATTGTGTACATGGGAACACATTCGCATGGTCTGAACCCTTCCTCAGATGATCTTGAAAGGGCCACAAATTCTCATTACAACCTTCTTGGATCATACTTAGGAAG TGAGGAAAAAGCCAAAGATGCCATCTTTTACtcgtataataaatatattaatggaTTTGCTGCAATTCTTGATGAGGCAGAAGCTGCAGAAATTCAAA AGCATCCAGATGTGGTATCAATTTTCTTGAGCAAAGGAGTGAAATTGCACACGACTCGTTCATGGGAATTTCTTAGATTGGAAGGAAATGACGAAGTCGTTGCTTCTCAATCTATTTGGACCAAAGCACGCTTTGGTGAAGATGTAATTATTGGAAATTTGGACGGTG GTGTTTGGCCTGAATCAAAAAGCTTTAGTGAGTACGAAGGGATTGGGCCTATTCCATCAAAGTGGCGTGGAAGTTGTCAACCAGTCATTGATGATAAAATCCATTGTAATAG GAAGCTGATAGGAGCAAAGTACTTTAATAAAGGTTATCTTGCATATCTAAAGACCGTCAACGCCTCTACACTCAACAAAAACTTTTTCACTAGTCGAGATGACTATAATGGGCATGGGACTCATACTCTTTCCACAGCTGGGGGAAGCTTTGTCCCTGGTGCAAATATATTTGGCAATGCAAACGGCACTGCAAAGGGTGGCTCTCCCAAAGCCCGCGTCGCCGCTTACAAAGTTTGTTGGACTCCAATCAATGACATACCCTGCGTTGATGCTGACATTATGGCAGGATTTGATGAGGCAATAAGTGATGGTGTTGATGTGCTTTCCATCTCTCTTGGTGGTCACCCTCAAGAATTTTTTGAGGACGCAATTTCAATTGGGGGTTTTCATGCTATTATGAATAATATTGTTGTGGTTGTCTCAGCTGGCAACAATGGACCTGATCCTGAGACTGTGAGTAAAGTGTCACCGTGGTTATTAACTGTGGCAGCTAGTACAATCGACCGTGACTTCAATAGTTATGTAACTCTTGGAAACAAGAAGCAACTTAag GGATCAAGCCTTTCCTCAAGTAGCTTGCCATCTAAAAAATTTTATCCGTTGATCAGCGGGTCAAAAGCTGCTAAAGTAGATCCTTTATCTGC TCAAAAATGTCTGCCGAAAAGCCTTGATCCAAAGAAAGTAAAGGGGAAGATCTTGATTTGTTATGTTGGGGATGGAATTTCACCCCTTGAAAAGGGTCACCAAGCTCTTATTGCGGGTGCTGTAGGAGTGGTTCTAATTAATGATATCTTGCTTAATGACAATGATCCCGATCCTCATCTTCTTCCTTCATCTCATCTCAATGGCACTCAAGGAAAATTTGTATACGAGTATCTCAACAGTACTAG AAACCCTAAAGCTTACATAACTCGGGCAAAAACTGAAGTAGAAGTAAAGCCATCCCCAATCATGGCTTCATTTTCATCCAGAGGACCTAATGTCATTGAGCCAGCTTTGCTCAAG CCGGATGTCACAGCACCAGGAGTGAATATTCTTGCAGCGTTTCCTGAAGCTTTCGGCCCAAGTGATCAACTACCATTTGATAAACGTCGGGTCCCATTTAACATAATGTCAGGAACTTCAATGTCATGTCCTCATGTTTCAGGGATTGTTGGTCTTCTCAAAACCCTTCACCCAAATTGGAGTCCTGCCATCATTCATTCGGCGATCATGACAACAG CTAGAATACAAGATAGCAACAAGGGACCACTGTTGGACTGGAATAGAAAAAAAGCAACACCTTTTCAATATGGTTCAGGCCATATCCAACCAAATCGAGCAATGGACCCTGGGCTTGTCTATGACACAACTATTGATGATTATTTAAACTTTTTATGTGCTCACGGCTATGATGAAACAATGCTGAAAACATTTACCAAGAAGCCATATAAATGCCCCACCTCATTCAATATAGCCAACTTCAACTACCCTTCGATTGTGAATACCAATCTTAGTTCACCGTCTGTGATAGTTactagaataattaagaatgttgGTGCCCCAGGCACTTACAAGGCTTATGTAAGGGCCCCAATTGGAGTTTCTATATATGTTAAACCTACCAGCTTGACTTTTGGCAAAATTGGTGAGGAAAAGAAATTTGAGATTATTTTGAAGCCAAAGGTTGCCAAGAAGACTGAAGACTATGTGTTTGGACAACTTAAATGGTCAGATGGGAAACACTATGTCCGGAGTCCTATAGTAGTCAAGTACTAG